One region of Quercus lobata isolate SW786 chromosome 2, ValleyOak3.0 Primary Assembly, whole genome shotgun sequence genomic DNA includes:
- the LOC115961194 gene encoding uncharacterized protein LOC115961194, with product MLKSLRKAQGREIYSVHSWLPLMKLPKNDELDIVFSGRDGRGIRQPHDDPLVIMLRLKEFNIHRVLINNGSSADIIYLLAFQQMKLDKKRIRPFTSPLVSFTRDRIVPRGIVTLIMIAGTYPTQVTKEINFLIVNCPSTYNIILGRPALNRLRAVTSTYYLKVNFPTTHGVGEIKGGQVLTRECYQATLASGENHMWVINEPEPIPEPSETPQEVEIVLGDLTKVLKIGTALPTLEKEKMISFLRVNQDVFAWKHEDMPGIDRKIIQHRLNVNPECKPVQQKRRISHQNAIKL from the coding sequence ATGTTGAAGTCCTTAAGAAAAGCGCAGGGGAGAGAAATATACAGCGTCCATTCATGGCTCCCTCTAATGAAGTTGCCAAAgaatgatgagcttgacatcGTCTTTTCAGGGAGAGACGGTCGTGGCATCAGGCAACCCCATGACGATCCACTAGTAATCATGCTCAGATTAAAAGAGTTCAACATCCATCGAGTGCTCATTAACAATGGAAGCTCGGCAGATATCATCTACTTGCTCGCATTTCAGCAGATGAAGTTGGATAAGAAAAGGATCAGGCCTTTTACCTCACCTCTAGTAAGCTTCACAAGGGATAGAATCGTCCCTAGAGGCATCGTCACTCTAATTATGATTGCAGGAACTTACCCAACACAGGTTACCAAGGAAATTAATTTCCTCATAGTTAATTGCCCTTCAACATACAACATCATCTTGGGAAGACCTGCACTCAACAGATTAAGAGCAGTAACGTCAACATATTACTTAAAGGTGAATTTTCCAACAACCCATGGAGTAGGAGAAATTAAAGGAGGCCAAGTTCTGACAAGAGAATGCTATCAAGCTACCTTAGCATCAGGAGAGAACCACATGTGGGTGATCAATGAACCAGAGCCCATCCCTGAACCATCAGAAACACCACAAGAAGTTGAGATCGTCTTAGGAGATTTGACGAAGGTATTGAAGATAGGAACTGCACTCCCAActttagagaaagagaagatgATTTCCTTCTTAAGGGTAAACCAAGATGTTTTTGCCTGGAAACACGAGGATATGCCTGGGATTGATAGGAAGATCATACAACATCGTCTTAATGTCAACCCAGAATGCAAGCCCGTACAACAGAAGCGGAGAATATCGCACCAGAATGCAATAAAGCTATAA